In a genomic window of Methanosarcina horonobensis HB-1 = JCM 15518:
- a CDS encoding pyruvoyl-dependent arginine decarboxylase → MIPRKAFMTKGTGVHKDRLASFELALRDAKIEKYNLVSVSSILPPNCRLVSKEEGLAELRPGAIVHCVLARNDTNEPHRLMASAIGTAVPVNEENYGYISEHHSFGEEEIIAGEYAEDLAATMLATTLGIEFDAEMAWHEREQVYKASGHIFDTFNICQTAKGDKDGKWTTVVAAMVFVTSKC, encoded by the coding sequence ATGATCCCTAGAAAAGCATTTATGACAAAAGGTACCGGGGTCCATAAGGACAGATTAGCATCCTTTGAACTTGCATTGAGGGATGCAAAAATAGAGAAATACAACCTTGTGAGCGTATCAAGTATTCTGCCTCCCAATTGCAGACTTGTGTCCAAAGAGGAAGGTCTTGCGGAACTTAGACCTGGTGCAATTGTCCATTGTGTTCTTGCAAGAAACGATACTAACGAACCTCACCGCCTGATGGCGTCAGCTATAGGAACTGCCGTGCCTGTGAATGAGGAAAATTACGGATACATTTCAGAACATCACTCTTTTGGAGAAGAAGAAATAATTGCCGGAGAGTATGCCGAAGACCTGGCTGCAACAATGCTGGCAACAACCCTCGGTATCGAGTTCGACGCAGAGATGGCATGGCATGAGAGAGAACAGGTATACAAGGCAAGCGGGCATATCTTCGACACCTTCAACATCTGCCAGACTGCAAAAGGCGACAAGGACGGAAAGTGGACTACGGTAGTAGCTGCCATGGTCTTTGTTACAAGTAAATGTTGA
- a CDS encoding tetratricopeptide repeat protein — MEAYFLSGVLAYFIGRKETALQDFDEALKLDLGHVNSLCNQGIVLFELGRKPEAESRYIRALELEPEHISTHCNYGNLFFELGKLQEAEREFRTVL; from the coding sequence ATTGAGGCCTATTTCCTTTCCGGAGTTCTTGCTTATTTCATTGGAAGGAAGGAAACCGCTCTTCAGGATTTTGATGAAGCCCTGAAGCTTGATCTCGGACATGTTAATTCTCTCTGCAACCAGGGAATTGTCCTTTTCGAGCTTGGGAGAAAACCTGAAGCAGAGAGCCGGTACATACGGGCTCTTGAACTTGAACCCGAACATATCAGCACCCACTGCAACTATGGAAATCTCTTTTTTGAACTCGGTAAGCTACAGGAAGCGGAACGCGAGTTCAGGACGGTGCTTTGA